From a region of the Candidatus Obscuribacterales bacterium genome:
- a CDS encoding pentapeptide repeat-containing protein encodes MGQVLRQQWHRLGAIALVGILGGAIALTLYPGNAWAEDYTKQNLVDSDFSHRVLTDSSFTKANLRNSDLSYSDLRGVSFFGANLENTNLEGADLSYATLDTARLVRSNLTNAVLEGAFAFNTKFDGATISGADFTDVLLRGDVQEQLCDLASGTNPTTGRDTRESLSCY; translated from the coding sequence ATGGGGCAGGTTCTTCGTCAGCAATGGCACCGGTTAGGGGCGATCGCCCTGGTGGGAATTTTAGGGGGAGCGATCGCCCTAACCCTTTATCCTGGCAATGCTTGGGCTGAAGACTACACCAAGCAAAACCTGGTGGATTCAGATTTTTCCCATCGTGTCTTGACGGACTCTAGTTTCACCAAAGCCAATCTGCGTAACAGTGATCTCAGCTATTCAGACCTGCGTGGGGTTAGCTTTTTTGGCGCAAACTTAGAAAACACAAATCTAGAAGGTGCGGATCTGAGCTACGCTACCCTCGATACGGCTCGTCTAGTCCGCTCAAATTTGACCAACGCGGTGCTAGAAGGGGCTTTTGCCTTTAATACAAAGTTTGACGGTGCCACCATCAGCGGGGCAGATTTCACCGATGTGCTGCTGCGGGGTGATGTTCAGGAACAGCTTTGTGACTTGGCGTCAGGCACCAACCCCACCACCGGACGCGATACCCGCGAAAGTTTGAGCTGCTACTGA
- a CDS encoding YraN family protein yields the protein MGDDSKQQDRAALGDRGERLVAQWLIQEGWTILQRRWRCQWGELDLVAYRSDGRSRGTLAFVEVKTRSNGNWDADGRLAITPGKKIKLGRAAELFLSRYPHLSDMDCRFDVALVLRRSPPFKAKQHRPISPDSAEGQTNQPAPIQLGTPVAYDNDWLTLDYLVNAFD from the coding sequence ATGGGAGATGACAGCAAGCAGCAAGACCGAGCAGCCTTGGGCGATCGCGGTGAACGATTAGTAGCCCAGTGGCTCATCCAAGAAGGTTGGACGATTTTACAGCGGCGCTGGCGCTGCCAATGGGGTGAGCTAGACTTGGTGGCCTACCGATCCGACGGTCGCAGCCGCGGCACCCTAGCCTTCGTGGAAGTGAAAACCCGCAGCAATGGCAACTGGGACGCCGATGGACGATTGGCGATCACCCCTGGCAAGAAAATTAAACTGGGCCGAGCCGCAGAGCTGTTTCTATCCCGCTATCCTCACCTGAGCGATATGGACTGCCGCTTTGATGTTGCCCTGGTTCTGCGGCGATCGCCCCCTTTCAAAGCAAAACAGCACCGCCCGATCTCTCCAGACAGTGCTGAGGGTCAAACCAATCAACCAGCGCCTATTCAACTTGGTACACCCGTGGCTTATGACAACGACTGGCTTACCCTAGATTACCTCGTCAATGCTTTTGATTAG
- a CDS encoding sucrose synthase, whose amino-acid sequence MSELIQAVLDSNERTDLRQFASELRKRDQRYLLRNDILTAFSDYCNTYERSDDFRQQSHLSKLIYYVQEIILERESLCLIIRPKIANEQAYWVFEDLTVEPMTPQDLLDLRDRFVNRHHPQEGDVLEIDFEPFYDYSPAIRDSKNIGKGVDYLNRFMSSKLFQDPTQWLEALYKFLSLHRYNGTQLLINGRIQSQQQLSSQIKRAINFVSRYDTNEPYNKFRFELQELGFEPGWGNTAGRVRETLDMLDSLIDSPDHQALETFISRIPMIFRVVLLSPHGWFGQEGVLGRPDTGGQVVYVLDQVRSIEQQLQEEISLAGLDVQSAYPKVMVLTRLLPNCEDTLCNQRLEKIHGTHNAWILRVPFREFNPKYTQNWISRFEIWPYLETFAIDAERELLAEFQGKPDLIIGNYSDGNLVSFLLARRLKVTQCIIAHALEKSKYLFSNLYWQDLEEQYHFSIQFTADLIAMNSANFVVSSTYQEIVGTKESVGQYESYHRFTMPELYHVVNGIDLFSPKFNVVPPGVNETVYFPYHRAEDRVPGDRDRLDKLLFTDDDPATIFGTLDDPSKRPLFSMARLDRIKNLTGLAECFGKSEALQEQCNLILIAGKLRTEDSTDREEISEIEKLYHVIDQYNLQGKIRWLGVRLPKTDSGEVYRVIADRQGIFVQPALFEAFGLTILEAMISGLPTFGTRFGGPLEIIQDKHNGFYINPTHHEEMAEVILDFLSKCEHKPDYWKEISQRGIDRVYSTYTWKIHATKLLSLSKIYGFWNYSSQENREDMLRYIEMLFHLLYKPMAKSLLEKHMQA is encoded by the coding sequence ATGTCCGAATTGATCCAAGCCGTCCTAGACAGCAACGAACGTACCGACTTACGCCAGTTTGCCAGCGAATTGAGAAAACGAGACCAGCGCTACCTGCTGCGGAACGATATTCTCACGGCTTTCTCAGACTATTGCAACACCTATGAAAGGTCAGACGACTTTCGCCAGCAGTCTCACCTCAGCAAACTCATCTACTATGTCCAGGAGATCATCCTAGAGCGGGAAAGTCTCTGTTTAATCATTCGTCCTAAAATTGCCAACGAGCAGGCCTACTGGGTCTTTGAAGACCTAACCGTTGAACCAATGACGCCCCAGGACTTGCTTGACCTCCGCGATCGCTTCGTCAATCGCCACCACCCCCAAGAGGGAGACGTCCTAGAAATCGACTTCGAACCCTTCTATGACTACTCTCCTGCCATCCGCGACTCAAAAAATATCGGCAAGGGCGTAGACTACCTGAACCGCTTCATGTCAAGTAAGCTCTTCCAAGATCCCACCCAGTGGTTAGAGGCGCTATACAAATTCCTCAGTCTGCATCGCTATAACGGCACCCAACTGCTGATTAATGGTCGTATCCAATCCCAGCAGCAGCTTTCGAGCCAGATTAAGCGCGCCATCAACTTTGTTAGTCGCTACGACACCAACGAACCCTACAACAAATTCCGGTTTGAACTGCAAGAACTAGGGTTTGAACCCGGCTGGGGCAACACCGCTGGGCGAGTACGTGAAACCTTAGACATGCTGGACAGCTTGATCGACTCCCCCGACCACCAAGCCCTAGAAACCTTCATCTCGCGCATTCCCATGATTTTCCGCGTGGTGTTGCTATCCCCCCATGGCTGGTTTGGCCAAGAGGGTGTGCTAGGCCGCCCCGATACCGGCGGACAAGTTGTCTACGTGCTAGACCAAGTACGCAGCATCGAGCAGCAGCTTCAGGAAGAGATCAGCCTAGCCGGTCTGGATGTGCAATCCGCCTATCCCAAGGTGATGGTGCTAACTCGTCTGCTGCCCAACTGCGAAGATACGCTGTGTAACCAACGGCTGGAGAAAATCCACGGCACGCATAATGCTTGGATTCTGCGGGTTCCGTTCCGGGAATTTAATCCCAAGTACACCCAAAATTGGATCTCACGCTTCGAGATTTGGCCCTATTTAGAAACCTTTGCCATTGATGCGGAACGAGAACTGCTTGCGGAATTCCAAGGCAAGCCCGACTTGATCATCGGCAACTACTCGGATGGCAACCTCGTCAGCTTCTTGCTGGCCCGACGGCTGAAGGTGACCCAGTGCATCATTGCCCATGCCCTAGAAAAGTCGAAGTATCTGTTCAGCAACCTCTATTGGCAAGATCTAGAAGAGCAGTATCACTTCTCCATCCAGTTCACGGCAGATCTGATCGCCATGAACTCCGCTAACTTTGTGGTCAGCAGTACCTATCAAGAAATTGTGGGCACCAAGGAAAGTGTGGGCCAATACGAGTCCTACCATCGCTTCACCATGCCGGAGCTGTACCACGTGGTGAATGGCATCGATCTGTTTAGCCCCAAATTTAACGTGGTGCCACCGGGAGTCAATGAAACCGTCTATTTCCCCTATCACCGCGCTGAGGATCGGGTACCGGGCGATCGCGATCGCCTCGACAAACTCCTGTTTACCGACGACGACCCAGCCACCATCTTCGGCACCCTAGACGATCCGAGCAAGCGCCCTCTGTTCTCCATGGCCCGGTTAGATCGGATCAAAAATCTCACCGGCTTAGCAGAATGTTTTGGCAAAAGCGAAGCCCTCCAAGAGCAGTGCAATTTGATCTTGATTGCCGGTAAACTGCGCACCGAAGACTCCACCGATCGCGAAGAAATCAGCGAAATTGAGAAGCTGTATCACGTTATTGATCAGTACAACCTGCAGGGGAAGATACGCTGGCTAGGAGTGCGGCTACCTAAAACAGATTCAGGGGAAGTCTATCGCGTCATTGCCGATCGCCAAGGCATCTTCGTACAGCCCGCGCTGTTTGAGGCCTTTGGTCTCACCATTTTGGAAGCGATGATCTCAGGATTGCCCACCTTCGGCACCCGTTTTGGTGGGCCGCTGGAAATTATCCAAGACAAGCACAACGGGTTTTATATTAACCCCACCCACCACGAGGAAATGGCAGAGGTGATCCTCGACTTTCTCTCGAAGTGTGAGCATAAGCCCGACTACTGGAAGGAGATTTCCCAACGGGGTATCGACCGGGTCTACAGTACCTACACCTGGAAGATCCACGCCACCAAACTCCTCTCGCTCTCCAAGATCTACGGCTTCTGGAACTACAGCTCTCAAGAAAACCGCGAAGATATGCTGCGGTATATTGAAATGCTGTTCCACCTACTCTATAAACCCATGGCTAAGAGTCTGTTGGAAAAACATATGCAGGCGTAA